One part of the Prunus persica cultivar Lovell chromosome G5, Prunus_persica_NCBIv2, whole genome shotgun sequence genome encodes these proteins:
- the LOC18776593 gene encoding GDP-mannose transporter GONST3 isoform X1, translated as MGTAHSLTEEGRNGGRELTWDDKEVCGHYLVRFCPFDLFVNTRSDIGPCPKIHDPKLKESFEKSPQHDAYVAKFEAELAQFCEILVMDLDRRVRRERERRHQEVEPAPPHPPSTEQFEQLSVVEEKLKNLLEQVEALGEAGKMDEAEAPMRKMPNNNAVENPEAGRGRQVQGGSSSPTLFGNSQSNWYSVLLQQISVYGVAAGYCLSASLLSIINKWAVVKFPYPGALTALQYFTSVIGVLVCGQLKLIEYDSLYLLTMWRFLPAAIIFYLSLFTNSELLLHANVDTFIVFRSVVPIFVAIGETLFLHQPWPSMRTWTSLATILGGSVIFVLTDYQFTVTAYSWALAYLVSMSIDFVYIKHVVMTIGLNTWGLVLYNNLEALLLFPLELLVMGELKKIKHEISDESDWYSLEVLLPVGLSCLFGLSISFFGFSCRRAISATGFTVLGIVNKLLTVVINLVIWDKHSTFVGTVGLLICMAGGVMYQQSTSKKPKDVNQVKAQETEEEKQKLIETKSSLESKNNEKWTVESEGGK; from the exons ATGGGCACAG CACATAGTTTGACGGAGGAAGGGAGAAATGGGGGCAGGGAACTTACTTGGGACGATAAGGAGGTTTGTGGGCATTATCTGGTTCGCTTTTGTCCTTTCGATCTCTTCGTCAATACTCGAAGCGATATAG GACCCTGCCCTAAAATACATGACCCGAAGTTGAAAGAAAG TTTTGAGAAGTCCCCACAGCATGATGCATATGTGGCCAAGTTTGAAGCTGAACTTGCTCAGTTTTGTGAGATATTG GTGATGGATTTGGATAGAAGAGTAAGGCGTGAGAGAGAACGCCGTCATCAGGAGGTGGAACCTGCACCGCCACATCCACCGTCAACTGAACAGTTTGAACAGTTGTCTGTTGTGGaggaaaaattaaagaacTTGCTTGAACAAGTGGAGGCCCTTGGTGAAGCTGGGAAGATGGATGAAGCTGAAGCGCCCATGAGAAAG ATGCCTAATAATAATGCTGTGGAGAATCCTGAAGCTGGTCGGGGCCGTCAGGTCCAGGGTGGTTCTAGTTCCCCCACTCTCTTCGGTAATAGCCAATCAAACTGGTATAGTGTTTTACTCCAGCAAATCTCAGTCTATGGGGTAGCCGCTGGCTACTGCTTATCTGCCTCGTTGCTTTCCATCATCAACAAATGGGCTGTCGTGAAATTTCCTTATCCTGGGGCACTAACTGCTTTACAGTATTTTACAAGTGTTATTGGGGTCCTCGTTTGTGGCCAGCTTAAGTTGATAGAGTACGATTCGCTTTACCTACTTACCATGTGGCGCTTCCTACCAGCAGCAATTATAttctacctctctctcttcactaaCAGTGAGCTCCTTCTCCATGCTAATGTTGACACTTTCATTGTCTTTCGTTCTGTTGTTCCAATTTTTGTTGCCATAGGAGAGACTCTTTTCTTGCACCAACCATGGCCATCAATGAGGACATGGACCTCACTTGCCACTATTTTGGGGGGAAGTGTGATTTTTGTACTAACAGATTACCAGTTCACAGTAACGGCTTATAGTTGGGCTCTAGCTTACTTGGTAAGCATGTCCATAGACTTTGTCTACATAAAGCATGTGGTAATGACCATTGGTTTAAATACATGGGGTCTTGTACTGTATAACAATCTTGAGGCTCTTCTACTGTTTCCGTTGGAACTACTTGTAATGGGTGAATTGAAGAAGATTAAGCATGAAATCTCAGATGAATCAGATTGGTATTCTCTTGAGGTGCTTTTGCCAGTGGGGTTATCATGTTTATTTGGTTTAtccatctctttctttggGTTTTCTTGCCGAAGGGCTATTTCTGCAACTGGATTTACTGTTCTTGGTATAGTGAACAAATTATTAACAGTTGTGATTAATCTGGTTATTTGGGACAAACATTCAACCTTTGTTGGTACAGTGGGCCTGTTGATATGCATGGCAGGTGGTGTTATGTATCAGCAATCTACAAGCAAGAAGCCTAAGGATGTGAATCAAGTAAAAGCACAAGAGACtgaggaagaaaaacaaaagttaattGAAACGAAAAGCAGCTTAGAAAGCAAGAACAATGAGAAATGGACTGTTGAATCTGAAGGGGGGAAATGA
- the LOC18776593 gene encoding GDP-mannose transporter GONST3 isoform X2, with translation MGAGNLLGTIRSFEKSPQHDAYVAKFEAELAQFCEILVMDLDRRVRRERERRHQEVEPAPPHPPSTEQFEQLSVVEEKLKNLLEQVEALGEAGKMDEAEAPMRKMPNNNAVENPEAGRGRQVQGGSSSPTLFGNSQSNWYSVLLQQISVYGVAAGYCLSASLLSIINKWAVVKFPYPGALTALQYFTSVIGVLVCGQLKLIEYDSLYLLTMWRFLPAAIIFYLSLFTNSELLLHANVDTFIVFRSVVPIFVAIGETLFLHQPWPSMRTWTSLATILGGSVIFVLTDYQFTVTAYSWALAYLVSMSIDFVYIKHVVMTIGLNTWGLVLYNNLEALLLFPLELLVMGELKKIKHEISDESDWYSLEVLLPVGLSCLFGLSISFFGFSCRRAISATGFTVLGIVNKLLTVVINLVIWDKHSTFVGTVGLLICMAGGVMYQQSTSKKPKDVNQVKAQETEEEKQKLIETKSSLESKNNEKWTVESEGGK, from the exons ATGGGGGCAGGGAACTTACTTGGGACGATAAGGAG TTTTGAGAAGTCCCCACAGCATGATGCATATGTGGCCAAGTTTGAAGCTGAACTTGCTCAGTTTTGTGAGATATTG GTGATGGATTTGGATAGAAGAGTAAGGCGTGAGAGAGAACGCCGTCATCAGGAGGTGGAACCTGCACCGCCACATCCACCGTCAACTGAACAGTTTGAACAGTTGTCTGTTGTGGaggaaaaattaaagaacTTGCTTGAACAAGTGGAGGCCCTTGGTGAAGCTGGGAAGATGGATGAAGCTGAAGCGCCCATGAGAAAG ATGCCTAATAATAATGCTGTGGAGAATCCTGAAGCTGGTCGGGGCCGTCAGGTCCAGGGTGGTTCTAGTTCCCCCACTCTCTTCGGTAATAGCCAATCAAACTGGTATAGTGTTTTACTCCAGCAAATCTCAGTCTATGGGGTAGCCGCTGGCTACTGCTTATCTGCCTCGTTGCTTTCCATCATCAACAAATGGGCTGTCGTGAAATTTCCTTATCCTGGGGCACTAACTGCTTTACAGTATTTTACAAGTGTTATTGGGGTCCTCGTTTGTGGCCAGCTTAAGTTGATAGAGTACGATTCGCTTTACCTACTTACCATGTGGCGCTTCCTACCAGCAGCAATTATAttctacctctctctcttcactaaCAGTGAGCTCCTTCTCCATGCTAATGTTGACACTTTCATTGTCTTTCGTTCTGTTGTTCCAATTTTTGTTGCCATAGGAGAGACTCTTTTCTTGCACCAACCATGGCCATCAATGAGGACATGGACCTCACTTGCCACTATTTTGGGGGGAAGTGTGATTTTTGTACTAACAGATTACCAGTTCACAGTAACGGCTTATAGTTGGGCTCTAGCTTACTTGGTAAGCATGTCCATAGACTTTGTCTACATAAAGCATGTGGTAATGACCATTGGTTTAAATACATGGGGTCTTGTACTGTATAACAATCTTGAGGCTCTTCTACTGTTTCCGTTGGAACTACTTGTAATGGGTGAATTGAAGAAGATTAAGCATGAAATCTCAGATGAATCAGATTGGTATTCTCTTGAGGTGCTTTTGCCAGTGGGGTTATCATGTTTATTTGGTTTAtccatctctttctttggGTTTTCTTGCCGAAGGGCTATTTCTGCAACTGGATTTACTGTTCTTGGTATAGTGAACAAATTATTAACAGTTGTGATTAATCTGGTTATTTGGGACAAACATTCAACCTTTGTTGGTACAGTGGGCCTGTTGATATGCATGGCAGGTGGTGTTATGTATCAGCAATCTACAAGCAAGAAGCCTAAGGATGTGAATCAAGTAAAAGCACAAGAGACtgaggaagaaaaacaaaagttaattGAAACGAAAAGCAGCTTAGAAAGCAAGAACAATGAGAAATGGACTGTTGAATCTGAAGGGGGGAAATGA
- the LOC18776593 gene encoding GDP-mannose transporter GONST3 isoform X3 has translation MDLDRRVRRERERRHQEVEPAPPHPPSTEQFEQLSVVEEKLKNLLEQVEALGEAGKMDEAEAPMRKMPNNNAVENPEAGRGRQVQGGSSSPTLFGNSQSNWYSVLLQQISVYGVAAGYCLSASLLSIINKWAVVKFPYPGALTALQYFTSVIGVLVCGQLKLIEYDSLYLLTMWRFLPAAIIFYLSLFTNSELLLHANVDTFIVFRSVVPIFVAIGETLFLHQPWPSMRTWTSLATILGGSVIFVLTDYQFTVTAYSWALAYLVSMSIDFVYIKHVVMTIGLNTWGLVLYNNLEALLLFPLELLVMGELKKIKHEISDESDWYSLEVLLPVGLSCLFGLSISFFGFSCRRAISATGFTVLGIVNKLLTVVINLVIWDKHSTFVGTVGLLICMAGGVMYQQSTSKKPKDVNQVKAQETEEEKQKLIETKSSLESKNNEKWTVESEGGK, from the exons ATGGATTTGGATAGAAGAGTAAGGCGTGAGAGAGAACGCCGTCATCAGGAGGTGGAACCTGCACCGCCACATCCACCGTCAACTGAACAGTTTGAACAGTTGTCTGTTGTGGaggaaaaattaaagaacTTGCTTGAACAAGTGGAGGCCCTTGGTGAAGCTGGGAAGATGGATGAAGCTGAAGCGCCCATGAGAAAG ATGCCTAATAATAATGCTGTGGAGAATCCTGAAGCTGGTCGGGGCCGTCAGGTCCAGGGTGGTTCTAGTTCCCCCACTCTCTTCGGTAATAGCCAATCAAACTGGTATAGTGTTTTACTCCAGCAAATCTCAGTCTATGGGGTAGCCGCTGGCTACTGCTTATCTGCCTCGTTGCTTTCCATCATCAACAAATGGGCTGTCGTGAAATTTCCTTATCCTGGGGCACTAACTGCTTTACAGTATTTTACAAGTGTTATTGGGGTCCTCGTTTGTGGCCAGCTTAAGTTGATAGAGTACGATTCGCTTTACCTACTTACCATGTGGCGCTTCCTACCAGCAGCAATTATAttctacctctctctcttcactaaCAGTGAGCTCCTTCTCCATGCTAATGTTGACACTTTCATTGTCTTTCGTTCTGTTGTTCCAATTTTTGTTGCCATAGGAGAGACTCTTTTCTTGCACCAACCATGGCCATCAATGAGGACATGGACCTCACTTGCCACTATTTTGGGGGGAAGTGTGATTTTTGTACTAACAGATTACCAGTTCACAGTAACGGCTTATAGTTGGGCTCTAGCTTACTTGGTAAGCATGTCCATAGACTTTGTCTACATAAAGCATGTGGTAATGACCATTGGTTTAAATACATGGGGTCTTGTACTGTATAACAATCTTGAGGCTCTTCTACTGTTTCCGTTGGAACTACTTGTAATGGGTGAATTGAAGAAGATTAAGCATGAAATCTCAGATGAATCAGATTGGTATTCTCTTGAGGTGCTTTTGCCAGTGGGGTTATCATGTTTATTTGGTTTAtccatctctttctttggGTTTTCTTGCCGAAGGGCTATTTCTGCAACTGGATTTACTGTTCTTGGTATAGTGAACAAATTATTAACAGTTGTGATTAATCTGGTTATTTGGGACAAACATTCAACCTTTGTTGGTACAGTGGGCCTGTTGATATGCATGGCAGGTGGTGTTATGTATCAGCAATCTACAAGCAAGAAGCCTAAGGATGTGAATCAAGTAAAAGCACAAGAGACtgaggaagaaaaacaaaagttaattGAAACGAAAAGCAGCTTAGAAAGCAAGAACAATGAGAAATGGACTGTTGAATCTGAAGGGGGGAAATGA